The Terriglobia bacterium genome includes the window CGGTTGTCCGTGGAAATCCAGGCTAGCGACCGCGAAGGGGGATCCAATGGACAGACGCGAGTTTCTAAAATCGACGCTCACAGTGACTGCCGGCATGGCCGGCCTCGCACGGTTTGCCGCGGCACAGTCCGGCGGGGTGGATGCGCTTTACGATCATGCTTTGGTAATCGATGCTCTCTCGATCGAAAATTGGGACGACGCGGGAATCGCTGCCTGGAAAGCCTCCGGGTATACGGCAATCCAGACCAGCCTCTCGACCGGGAACCTCGCAATCGCCATAAAAAGCCTGGACCAGTGGAAATCGCGATTCCAGCAGCATCCGGAGGTGTTCATTCACTGCCTCCACGCCGCCGACATCGAAAGAGCCAAACGCGAGTCAAAGCTCGCCGTGATGCTCGGATTCCAGGACGGCACGATCATCGAGGAAGACGTCGCCAATCTCGACAAGCTCTATCAGGCCGGCACCCGTTGCATTCAGCTCACCTACAACGCTCGCAATCTGCTGGGCGACGGCTGCACGGAACGGACCAATGCCGGTCTTTCCGACTTCGGCATTCAGTGTGTCGAGAAGATGAACCAGCTCGGGATCATCGTAGACCTGTCTCACTGCGGCGAACAGACCAGCGCGGACGGCATCGCCTTCTCACGCCGCCCTCCGGCCTTCACGCACACCATGTGCAAGGCGCTCTATTTCCACCCGCGCGCCAAACCAGACGAATTGTTGCGCGCGCTCGCCGATCGCGGAGGCATGACGGGCATAGTCGCACTGGGGTATTTCGTGAGCCCGAACCCGAAAGCGACGGTCGAAGATTACCTCAATCACATCGATCACGCGGTGAAGATCTGCGGCATCGACCATGTCGGCCTGGCCACCGACTTCCAGATTCGTGGCATCGAGGTATCCGCCACCCGCGAGAACTGGTATCTTCCCCGGCTCACGGAATTCAAGCCTTCGTACAACGTTCGCTGGCCGCCCTGGATTCCCGAGTTGGACAAGCCCGCGAGATTCCGCAACGTGGTCCGAGGGCTCGAAAAGAGAGGGTACAAAGCCGCCGATATCGAGAGGATTCTAGGCCGGAACTGGTTCAATTATTTTCACCAGATTTTGGACGCATAGGAACAACTCTGGAGCGGGAAAACGCCGACGCATGCCGACCGTTCGAATTCGGTCGGCGTGCTGGAGGTCTTTGCCGCACCCCGGCGCCTGTTTCCTAATGCCAGGTAGCGGCCCGACCCACCGATGCAACCCCAGAGTGCCTACTCCGAATCGCTTCGCTTGCACCTCATAACGCAACCGGTTGCGATTTCGGAAATCTAACCCGACCTTGACAACTACTACCCTTGAAGTCACCCTGGTGGTGCTCCAGAAAAAGCTGCCCGGCACCCGTCCTGGGAAGTGGGTATCGCCCTGCGTACGAGACCGCGCACTTCTTCGGGCTGGAAGAAGATGATATCGCGGATCAAGGCCTCCCGTAAAGGTCGCGATGCCGCAGGAAAGGGATGCCAGGTGCTGATCCATCCGGACGAGACGCAGGACCGTCTTACTTCGAAGCTACGCATCATCCAGAAGCGCCGCGGCCACCGGGCTGCGGCCGACGACACCTTGCTGGCATGGGCCGCGGCGCGGGCATGCCCCGATGCGGTCCGGATCCTCGACCTGGGCAGCGGCAAGGGCACGGTGGCCATGCTGCTGCTCCAGCGCCTGCCCCGCTGCCGCGTGATCGGTTTGGAGGCGCTGGAGGTGAGCCACAATCTCGCCGTGCGCAACACTCTGCTGAACGGTCTCGCGGATCGCTGGGAGCCGCGGCTCGGCGACCTGCGCGATCCGTCCATGCTGGCGGGTGAGCCCTCGTTCGATCTTGTCACGGGCGCGCCGCCGTTCATGCCCGTTGGGAGCGGCGTCATGCCCAGCGACGCCCAGCGTGCGGCCGGCCGCTTCGAACTTAGAGGAGGAGTCCGGGAGTACGCCGAGACTGCGGCCAGACACTTGGCACTGCGCGGGAGAGTCGTGCTCCTGGTGGACGGCCTTAGGCAGTCGCGTGCTCGGGCTGAGCAAGCACTCGCCGCAGCGGGTCTCTTCCCGCACGCCATTGTGGCCGCGCGTCCCTGCCCAGACCGGAAGCCGATCTACTGGATTCTCGAGGCCAGCCCCGAGCCTGGACCGACGACCGAGGAGTCGCTCTGCATGAGGCCCGCTTGCGGCAACCGGTATTCTCCGGAATACCAAGCCATCCGCCGGGAAATGGACTGCGTCATCGAAAGGTTCCCTGACAGCCAGCCGGCCGGTTTGCCTTGAAGAACCGGTACAGAATGGATCGAACGCGCCCATTTCGGAACGGGGGCTGACACCAAGCCGTTTCGGGCTATCCGCTCGATGCCGAGAGCTCCGCCTTGTGCGGCCATACCGATAACTGTCTATGAGCGATGCGCGCGATTGGCTTCAACAGATCGCCCGGGCCGGCGGTTTGCGCAGGCCGGCGCGACCGACGCGAGGCGAGCCTGGATGAGTGGCTTCAAATCGATTCTGAGTGCGGGTAAATGCTGCCCGGCTCGGGTTGTGCCATCCAAGCCGGCGTGCAGGGACAAGTGCACGCGCCGACCCGCCGGCTGGTTCCAGCCGGGGTTGACGACGCCGGGGAGAGGGATGAGCCGGCGACTCCGGGACGAGTAACGGTCAGCGCTTCAGTTCGAGGGCCCCTTCCTTTCCGTTGAGCTCGTAGGACAGCTCGAACCTCGTGGCTTTGTCTTTCGAGAGCTCTTTGCCGATGCGGAAGTAGAGGTGGCCGGCGACGGGTTTCTGGAAGGTCCCGGCAGGCAGGCCCTTTTCCGACAACTCCAGGACCATGACCTCCTCATTCCTGGGATTGGGATCCGGGTAGGGATTGCCCACCATCACGTCGATCCCGGTCGAGGTGTAGATGCCGCTGGTGCGGCGGTAGGTGCCCGTCGCCGGGTCGTAGCGGCCGGTGCCGCTTTCATAGCCGACCCCCACATGCGGCACCAGGATGATCTCCTTCTTCGACTCCTCGGCCTTCCGGAGCGCGGCGACGACGACCTTGGGGTTCTCCGAGCGCATGGCCCGTTCCTGGTCAAGAGTGCGCAGCACAAACCGGTCCGGTTCGACCTTGAGATCGACACCGTCCTTTGGATAGAGCGCGACCTCGACGACGAGGTAGTCGCGGCCCAGTTCGGTGACGAAGCGCTGCTTCACCTCCGCGTCCTTCAGCACCGAAACTCCCAGGCTGACGCCTTCGACTTCGACGTGGTTCGGGTACGCCGTCACTTCCCCGCGCGGGACCGTGCCCTGCGCGGCAACCAGCAGGGTGGCGGAAAGGATGATGACAAGGCAAGAGATGAGGGATCTCATGATTCAGGGCTCCTTTTGAGGTGCCAGTCTTGCGTCGACTTTCAGGGTCTTGCCGCTCAGCACGTATATGCGCACCGTGTAGGGTGCATAGCTGTCGGCTTGAATCTTCAGATCGTAGACTCCCGGGTCCAACCACACGGTTTTCAGGTCCTTGATTTTTCCCGCGAACCCATCATTCAGAAATACTTCGGCGTCCTGGATATTGGACCGGAGCTTGACCTCCCCCATGTACGGCCCGCGGGCAAATCCTGTGTACCAGCCCGAGTGATACCACAATGGGGAATAGGCGCCATAATAGTAGGGATAGAAGTTGTCATAGTACCAGGGCGCGTAGTACGAGTACGGGTAGAAAGGGTAAAACGGGAAACGTCCCGAGAAGCGGCTGTATCCGGCGCCGAAGGTGAAGCCTCCAAACCTGATTCGAGGGGTGTGGAAAGCCTTTACGGTGGCAGCGCCGCTTGCAGTCTGCTCTTTTTTCCCGCTCTTCGGGTCGGTCTGTCCGGATGCGGGCACCGTTCCCAGGAGGAGGCCCAGTGCCATCATAGAAGCTAACTGCTTTTTCGTGAACATTTTAGCTCCCCACTAAATTATGGGCAACCGGGAGGACCGGTTGCTATGAATATAGATGCCACAGGAGTCAAAAGGGTTCGACGGCCGAACGAACAGGAACCGATCACAGATACCATGGAGCACGCGGATTGATATCCCCGACAAATCGCGGCACTTCTGTGCGCGTGGGGATGCTTCGGCCACGGGCGCAGCTCATTCGGATGCGGGGAGCCTCAACTCGACCCGGCGGTCGCGCTCGCAGACGAAGATTTCGAGTTCAATACGGGCATACCTCCGCGCATCGGAAGCCGCCTGGAAATAAAGACAATCCTGAGTTAGACTCGCCCTCGGAGACCAGCCATGACCCGACAACCTCTTGTACTGTTCGCCGGCGTATTGCTGCTTGTGGCAGTACCCCAAGCCCAGCCCCAGCCGCCTCGGGCACCGGGGCACATAACCTCA containing:
- a CDS encoding dipeptidase → MDRREFLKSTLTVTAGMAGLARFAAAQSGGVDALYDHALVIDALSIENWDDAGIAAWKASGYTAIQTSLSTGNLAIAIKSLDQWKSRFQQHPEVFIHCLHAADIERAKRESKLAVMLGFQDGTIIEEDVANLDKLYQAGTRCIQLTYNARNLLGDGCTERTNAGLSDFGIQCVEKMNQLGIIVDLSHCGEQTSADGIAFSRRPPAFTHTMCKALYFHPRAKPDELLRALADRGGMTGIVALGYFVSPNPKATVEDYLNHIDHAVKICGIDHVGLATDFQIRGIEVSATRENWYLPRLTEFKPSYNVRWPPWIPELDKPARFRNVVRGLEKRGYKAADIERILGRNWFNYFHQILDA
- a CDS encoding SAM-dependent methyltransferase: MISRIKASRKGRDAAGKGCQVLIHPDETQDRLTSKLRIIQKRRGHRAAADDTLLAWAAARACPDAVRILDLGSGKGTVAMLLLQRLPRCRVIGLEALEVSHNLAVRNTLLNGLADRWEPRLGDLRDPSMLAGEPSFDLVTGAPPFMPVGSGVMPSDAQRAAGRFELRGGVREYAETAARHLALRGRVVLLVDGLRQSRARAEQALAAAGLFPHAIVAARPCPDRKPIYWILEASPEPGPTTEESLCMRPACGNRYSPEYQAIRREMDCVIERFPDSQPAGLP
- a CDS encoding PEGA domain-containing protein; translation: MFTKKQLASMMALGLLLGTVPASGQTDPKSGKKEQTASGAATVKAFHTPRIRFGGFTFGAGYSRFSGRFPFYPFYPYSYYAPWYYDNFYPYYYGAYSPLWYHSGWYTGFARGPYMGEVKLRSNIQDAEVFLNDGFAGKIKDLKTVWLDPGVYDLKIQADSYAPYTVRIYVLSGKTLKVDARLAPQKEP